Proteins from one Streptomyces sp. NBC_00289 genomic window:
- a CDS encoding NPCBM/NEW2 domain-containing protein, producing MRHLPTRTSLRRVAGALTAGLLCTAGLAAPAVAAPPAAAPTAPALDDGLALTPPMGFNNWNSTHCRADFDESMVKAIADIFVTKGLKAAGYQYVNLDDCWALPSRDADGRLVPDPARFPNGIRAVADYVHDRGLKLGIYTSAGSKTCNSAGFPGALGHEYSDARQFADWGVDYLKYDNCNNQGVDAKARYTTMRDALKATGRPIVYSICEWGENKPWEWAADVGHLWRTTGDISDSWGSMLSLLKQNLPLAAHAGPGHWNDPDMLEVGNGGMTDTEYRSHFSLWSVMAAPLLIGTDLRKASDATYDILGNREVIAVDQDPLGRQGTVVSSEGGRWVVAKEMADGSRAVALFNESGRARRIATTAGAVGLPAARAYTQRDLWQHRSSNTAGTVSATVPAHGTVLVRVAADRAWAKYPPAVELGLDADPLVEAGTPATLTSTLTDLGRTPAERVRVRLTGPEGWTVKAASPTTAASLPTGRSLRTRWSLTAPPGTPTGSYDLTLAASHRSPAGVRVDSVLPLTANVVLSPPPGTSGFGDLPWLSATNGWGPVERDTSNGEQAAGDGRPLTLGGVVYAEGLGVHAESTVEFYTGAACETVTADVGVDDEKGAAGSVAFEVWADDTKATATGVLTGAMPAQPVTADVTGARVVRLVVTDGGDGIDSDHADWANARLSC from the coding sequence ATGCGTCACCTTCCCACCCGCACCTCTCTCCGAAGAGTCGCCGGAGCGCTCACCGCGGGGCTGCTGTGCACGGCCGGGCTCGCCGCCCCGGCTGTCGCGGCACCACCCGCCGCAGCCCCCACGGCGCCCGCCCTGGACGACGGACTCGCCCTCACTCCCCCCATGGGTTTCAACAACTGGAACTCCACGCACTGCCGCGCGGACTTCGACGAGTCGATGGTCAAGGCGATCGCGGACATCTTCGTCACCAAAGGCCTCAAGGCCGCCGGGTACCAGTACGTCAACCTCGACGACTGCTGGGCCCTGCCCTCACGCGACGCGGACGGCCGGCTCGTACCGGACCCGGCCCGCTTCCCGAACGGGATCAGGGCTGTCGCGGACTACGTGCACGATCGGGGACTCAAGCTCGGCATCTACACCAGCGCCGGCAGCAAGACCTGCAACAGCGCCGGGTTCCCCGGCGCGCTCGGCCACGAGTACAGCGACGCCCGGCAGTTCGCCGACTGGGGTGTCGACTACCTCAAGTACGACAACTGCAACAACCAGGGCGTGGACGCGAAGGCGCGCTACACCACCATGCGGGACGCCCTGAAGGCCACCGGCAGGCCCATCGTCTACAGCATCTGCGAATGGGGCGAGAACAAACCCTGGGAATGGGCGGCGGACGTGGGCCACCTGTGGCGCACCACCGGTGACATCAGCGACAGCTGGGGCTCGATGCTCTCCCTCCTGAAGCAGAACCTGCCGCTCGCGGCGCACGCCGGTCCCGGGCACTGGAACGACCCCGACATGCTGGAGGTCGGCAACGGCGGCATGACGGACACCGAGTACCGCTCGCACTTCTCCCTGTGGTCGGTGATGGCCGCCCCGCTGCTCATCGGAACGGATCTGCGCAAGGCGTCCGACGCGACCTACGACATCCTCGGCAACAGGGAGGTCATCGCCGTCGACCAGGATCCTCTGGGCAGACAGGGCACGGTCGTGTCCTCCGAGGGCGGCCGCTGGGTCGTCGCCAAGGAAATGGCCGACGGCAGCCGCGCGGTGGCCCTCTTCAACGAGTCCGGGCGCGCCCGGCGCATCGCCACGACCGCCGGGGCCGTCGGACTCCCCGCGGCCCGCGCCTACACCCAGCGCGACCTCTGGCAGCACCGGAGCTCCAACACGGCGGGCACCGTCTCGGCGACCGTCCCGGCACACGGCACGGTCCTCGTGCGGGTCGCAGCAGACCGCGCGTGGGCCAAGTATCCGCCCGCCGTCGAACTCGGCCTCGACGCCGACCCGTTGGTCGAGGCGGGCACGCCGGCCACGCTGACGAGCACGCTCACCGACCTGGGACGTACGCCCGCCGAGCGGGTCAGGGTCAGACTGACCGGGCCCGAGGGCTGGACCGTCAAAGCCGCCTCGCCGACCACGGCCGCCTCGCTGCCGACGGGCCGCTCGCTGCGCACCAGATGGTCGCTCACCGCTCCGCCGGGGACGCCGACCGGGTCGTACGACCTCACACTCGCGGCGAGTCACCGGTCACCGGCCGGTGTCCGCGTCGACAGCGTGCTGCCGCTCACAGCGAACGTGGTGCTGTCGCCTCCGCCGGGCACGAGTGGCTTCGGAGACCTTCCGTGGCTGTCGGCCACCAACGGGTGGGGACCGGTCGAGCGCGACACCAGCAACGGGGAGCAGGCCGCGGGCGACGGCCGCCCCCTCACCCTCGGTGGCGTGGTGTACGCCGAGGGGCTCGGTGTCCACGCGGAGAGCACCGTCGAGTTCTACACCGGCGCGGCCTGCGAGACGGTGACCGCGGACGTCGGCGTCGACGACGAGAAGGGCGCCGCCGGAAGCGTCGCCTTCGAAGTCTGGGCCGACGACACCAAGGCCACCGCGACCGGTGTCCTCACGGGCGCGATGCCCGCCCAGCCGGTCACCGCGGACGTGACCGGCGCCCGGGTGGTCCGGCTCGTCGTCACCGACGGCGGCGACGGCATCGACTCGGACCACGCGGACTGGGCGAACGCACGCCTGAGCTGCTGA
- a CDS encoding DUF1731 domain-containing protein yields MKYVIPGGTGQVGTILKRALTAAGHEVVVLTRRPVREGEVHWDGESLGRWAREIDGSDIVVNLAGRSVSCRYGPANLRAMMDSRVNSARVVGEAIAAAAHPPRVWFQMSTATVYAHRFDAANDEATGVIGGGEAGVPDYWGYSVEIAKAWERAQERADTPHTRKVALRSAMVMSPDRGGVFDVLSRLARLGLGGPVAGGAQYVSWIHADDLVRAVEFLTDRDDLAGPVNLAAPAPLPQRAFMRALRTAWGVPVGLPATKWMAEIGAFVLRSDTELLLKSRRVVPGRLLDANFAFGHARWPEAAADLVGRVRGSVGGPGVTTAPFPS; encoded by the coding sequence ATGAAGTACGTGATTCCCGGCGGGACGGGACAGGTGGGCACGATCCTGAAGCGCGCGCTGACAGCCGCGGGTCACGAGGTGGTGGTGCTGACCAGACGGCCGGTGCGCGAGGGGGAGGTCCACTGGGACGGCGAGAGCCTGGGTCGCTGGGCCCGGGAGATCGACGGCAGCGACATCGTGGTCAACCTGGCCGGACGCAGCGTCAGTTGTCGCTACGGTCCGGCGAACCTGCGCGCCATGATGGACTCGCGGGTGAACTCCGCCCGGGTCGTGGGCGAGGCGATCGCCGCCGCCGCGCACCCTCCGCGCGTCTGGTTCCAGATGAGCACCGCCACCGTCTACGCCCACCGCTTCGACGCCGCCAACGACGAGGCGACCGGGGTGATCGGCGGCGGCGAGGCCGGCGTCCCGGACTACTGGGGCTACAGCGTCGAGATCGCCAAGGCCTGGGAGCGGGCCCAGGAGCGGGCCGACACCCCGCACACCCGCAAGGTCGCCCTGCGTTCGGCCATGGTGATGAGCCCCGACCGCGGTGGCGTCTTCGACGTCCTGTCACGGCTGGCGCGGCTCGGCCTGGGCGGCCCGGTCGCGGGCGGCGCGCAGTACGTGTCCTGGATCCACGCAGACGATCTCGTCCGCGCGGTCGAGTTCCTGACCGACCGCGACGATCTCGCCGGACCGGTCAATCTCGCCGCCCCCGCGCCCCTGCCCCAGCGCGCGTTCATGCGGGCCCTGCGCACCGCGTGGGGTGTCCCGGTGGGCCTGCCCGCCACGAAGTGGATGGCCGAGATCGGCGCCTTCGTGCTGCGCTCGGACACCGAGCTCCTGCTCAAGAGCCGCCGTGTCGTACCCGGCCGCCTGCTTGACGCGAACTTCGCCTTCGGTCACGCGCGGTGGCCGGAGGCTGCTGCCGACCTCGTGGGGCGGGTGCGGGGCTCCGTCGGCGGCCCGGGCGTGACCACCGCGCCGTTTCCCAGTTGA
- a CDS encoding NUDIX domain-containing protein, producing the protein MIVWINGAFGAGKTTTARELIDLIPNSTLFDPEVIGAALTHMLPPKRLTEVGDFQDLPIWRRLVIDTAAALLAELGGTLVVPMTLLRQEYRDEIFGGLAARRITVRHVLLAPAETILRERIADREIPPDLPDGEIRVRQWSYDHIEPYRAALATWLTADAHLVDNGALTPYETAARVAEAVSAGAVPVCDIVQTPEPTAETLAAGVLLFDEQDRVLLVDPTYKAGWEFPGGVVEPGEAPARAGMREVAEETGIRLADVPRLLVVDWEAPAPPGFGGLRLLFDGGRLDAATAGRLLLPGPELRGWRFVGEQEAAELLPPVRYERLRWALRARERGAALYLEAGVPVG; encoded by the coding sequence GTGATCGTCTGGATCAACGGTGCGTTCGGTGCGGGGAAGACGACCACCGCACGGGAACTGATCGACCTGATCCCGAACAGCACGCTCTTCGACCCCGAGGTCATCGGCGCGGCGCTCACGCACATGCTGCCGCCCAAACGCCTCACCGAGGTCGGTGACTTCCAGGACCTGCCGATCTGGCGGCGTCTCGTGATCGACACGGCGGCCGCGCTGCTCGCCGAGCTAGGGGGAACCCTGGTGGTTCCCATGACCCTGCTGCGCCAGGAGTACCGCGACGAGATCTTCGGCGGCCTGGCCGCGCGCCGGATCACGGTCCGCCATGTGCTCCTCGCCCCGGCGGAAACGATCCTGCGGGAGCGAATAGCCGACCGGGAGATCCCGCCGGACCTGCCCGACGGCGAGATACGCGTCCGGCAGTGGTCGTACGACCACATCGAGCCCTACCGCGCCGCCCTGGCCACCTGGCTCACCGCCGACGCCCATCTCGTCGACAACGGCGCGCTGACCCCGTACGAGACCGCTGCCCGGGTCGCCGAGGCCGTCAGCGCCGGTGCCGTGCCCGTCTGCGACATCGTGCAGACCCCGGAACCCACCGCGGAGACACTCGCCGCCGGAGTGCTCCTGTTCGACGAGCAGGACCGGGTGCTGCTCGTCGACCCCACTTACAAGGCCGGCTGGGAGTTCCCCGGTGGCGTCGTCGAACCCGGCGAGGCCCCCGCCCGCGCCGGCATGCGCGAGGTCGCCGAGGAGACCGGCATCCGGCTGGCCGACGTACCCCGGCTGCTCGTCGTCGACTGGGAGGCCCCCGCACCTCCCGGCTTCGGCGGCCTGAGACTCCTCTTCGACGGCGGCCGGCTCGACGCCGCCACGGCCGGCCGACTCCTGCTGCCCGGACCGGAACTGCGCGGCTGGCGCTTCGTCGGTGAGCAGGAGGCCGCGGAGCTGCTGCCGCCCGTCCGCTACGAACGGCTGCGCTGGGCACTGCGGGCGCGGGAGCGCGGCGCGGCGCTGTACCTGGAGGCGGGAGTCCCGGTCGGCTGA
- a CDS encoding dipeptidase: protein MSSHPVAETVASLMPGARAELAELVAFRSVADFDQFPRSESEGAARWVADALTAEGFQDVALLDTPDGTQSVYGHLPGPQGAKTVLLYAHYDVQPPLDEAAWASPPFELTERDGRWYGRGAADCKGGVIMHLLALRALRANGGVPVHVKVIVEGSEEQGTGGLERYAEEHPDLLEADTVVIGDAGNFRVGLPTVTATLRGMTLVRVQVDTLEGNLHSGQFGGAAPDALGALIRVLDSLRAEDGSTTVDGLTPATRWEGLQYEEEQFREDAKVLDGVELIGSGTVADRIWARPAVTVLGIDCPPVVGATPSVQAGARALVSLRVPPGVDAVEATKLLQAHLEAHTPWGARVRTEQIGQGQAFSADTTSPAYAAMAEAMAVAYPGREMQYAGQGGSIPLCNTLAALYPRAEILLIGLSEPEAQIHAVDESVSPEELERLSVAEALFLSNYATG, encoded by the coding sequence ATGTCGTCGCATCCGGTCGCCGAGACCGTCGCCTCACTGATGCCCGGAGCGAGGGCGGAACTCGCCGAGCTCGTGGCGTTCAGGTCGGTGGCGGACTTCGACCAGTTCCCCAGAAGCGAGAGCGAGGGGGCCGCGCGGTGGGTCGCCGACGCGCTGACCGCCGAGGGGTTCCAGGATGTCGCCCTCCTCGACACGCCTGACGGCACGCAGTCCGTGTACGGCCATCTGCCCGGACCGCAGGGCGCGAAGACCGTCCTGCTCTACGCGCACTACGACGTGCAGCCGCCCCTGGACGAGGCCGCCTGGGCCTCCCCGCCGTTCGAGCTGACCGAGCGCGACGGCCGCTGGTACGGGCGCGGGGCCGCCGACTGCAAGGGCGGCGTGATCATGCACCTGCTGGCCCTGCGCGCCCTCAGGGCCAACGGCGGGGTGCCGGTCCACGTGAAGGTGATCGTCGAGGGCTCGGAGGAGCAGGGCACGGGCGGACTGGAGCGGTACGCCGAGGAGCACCCCGACCTCCTCGAGGCCGACACCGTCGTCATCGGCGACGCGGGCAACTTCCGCGTCGGGCTGCCCACGGTCACCGCCACGCTGCGCGGGATGACCCTCGTCCGCGTGCAGGTCGACACGCTCGAGGGGAACCTGCACTCGGGCCAGTTCGGCGGCGCCGCGCCCGACGCCCTCGGCGCGCTGATCCGCGTACTGGACTCGCTGCGCGCCGAGGACGGTTCGACGACCGTGGACGGCCTCACCCCCGCGACCCGGTGGGAGGGGCTGCAGTACGAGGAGGAGCAGTTCCGCGAGGACGCCAAGGTGCTGGACGGCGTCGAACTGATCGGCTCGGGTACGGTCGCCGACCGCATCTGGGCGCGTCCCGCGGTCACCGTCCTGGGCATCGACTGCCCGCCGGTCGTCGGCGCCACGCCGTCCGTACAGGCCGGCGCCCGCGCGCTGGTCAGCCTGCGGGTGCCGCCGGGTGTGGACGCGGTCGAGGCCACCAAGCTGCTCCAGGCCCACCTGGAGGCGCACACTCCGTGGGGCGCCCGGGTGCGGACCGAACAGATCGGCCAGGGGCAGGCGTTCAGCGCCGACACCACCAGCCCGGCGTACGCCGCGATGGCGGAGGCGATGGCGGTGGCGTACCCGGGCCGGGAGATGCAGTACGCCGGCCAGGGCGGGTCCATCCCGCTGTGCAACACCCTCGCCGCGCTCTACCCGCGCGCGGAGATCCTGCTCATCGGCCTCAGTGAGCCGGAGGCCCAGATCCACGCGGTCGACGAGAGCGTGTCCCCGGAGGAACTGGAGCGGCTGTCGGTCGCCGAGGCGCTGTTCCTGAGCAACTACGCGACCGGCTGA
- a CDS encoding geranylgeranyl reductase family protein: MSSENSSADDSSADDVQQVWDVVVVGAGPAGASAAYAAAVAGRRVLLLEKAELPRYKTCGGGIIGPSRDCLPPGFELPLRDRVHAVTFSNNGRFTRTRRSRQMLFGLINRPEFDQQLVEHAQKAGAELRTGVTVSRVEQHGSAVPDRRSVAVVLQGGETLLARAVVGADGSASRIGAHVGVKLDQVDLGLEAEIPVPETVAEDWQGRVLIDWGPMPGSYGWVFPKGDTLTVGVISARGEGAATKRYLEDFVARLGLAGFEPSISSGHLTRCRADDSPLSRGRVLVCGDAAGLLEPWTREGISFALRSGRLAGEWAVRIAEAHDAVDARRQALNYAFAIKAGLGVEMSVGKTMLAAFERRPGLFHAALTGFRPAWNAFRDITRGSTTLGELVRTHPMAQRALMALDRRSGGSGVSS; the protein is encoded by the coding sequence GTGAGCAGCGAGAACTCTTCGGCGGACGACTCTTCGGCGGACGACGTCCAGCAGGTGTGGGATGTCGTCGTGGTGGGCGCGGGACCCGCGGGCGCCTCCGCCGCCTATGCGGCGGCGGTCGCGGGGCGGCGCGTACTGCTGCTCGAGAAAGCGGAGTTGCCCCGGTACAAGACGTGTGGAGGCGGCATCATCGGGCCGTCGCGCGACTGTCTGCCGCCCGGCTTCGAGCTGCCGCTGCGGGACCGGGTGCATGCGGTGACGTTCTCCAACAACGGCCGCTTCACCCGCACGCGCCGTTCCCGGCAGATGCTGTTCGGGCTGATCAACCGTCCCGAGTTCGACCAGCAGCTGGTCGAACACGCGCAGAAGGCGGGCGCCGAACTGCGCACGGGCGTCACCGTGTCGCGGGTCGAGCAGCACGGCTCGGCGGTCCCGGACCGGCGCTCGGTGGCCGTCGTGCTGCAGGGCGGCGAGACGCTGCTCGCACGGGCGGTCGTGGGCGCCGACGGCAGTGCCAGCCGGATAGGAGCACATGTCGGGGTGAAGCTCGACCAGGTGGATCTCGGGCTGGAAGCGGAGATCCCGGTGCCGGAGACGGTCGCCGAGGACTGGCAGGGCCGGGTGCTCATCGACTGGGGCCCGATGCCCGGCAGTTACGGCTGGGTCTTCCCCAAGGGCGACACGCTGACGGTCGGTGTGATCTCGGCACGCGGTGAGGGCGCCGCGACCAAGCGGTATCTGGAGGACTTCGTCGCCCGGCTCGGGCTCGCCGGCTTCGAGCCCAGCATCTCCTCCGGTCACCTGACCCGCTGCCGTGCCGACGACTCGCCGCTGTCGCGCGGCCGGGTGCTGGTGTGCGGGGACGCGGCGGGACTCCTGGAGCCGTGGACCCGGGAGGGAATCTCGTTCGCGCTGCGCTCGGGGCGGCTCGCGGGGGAGTGGGCGGTGCGGATCGCCGAGGCCCACGACGCGGTGGACGCCCGGCGCCAGGCCCTCAACTACGCCTTCGCCATCAAGGCGGGGCTCGGCGTGGAGATGAGCGTCGGCAAGACCATGCTGGCGGCGTTCGAACGCCGTCCCGGTCTGTTCCACGCGGCACTCACCGGCTTCCGCCCGGCCTGGAACGCGTTCAGGGACATCACGCGGGGCTCGACGACGCTCGGCGAGCTCGTCCGCACCCATCCGATGGCGCAGCGCGCGCTGATGGCGCTCGACCGGCGTTCGGGCGGCAGCGGGGTCAGTTCCTGA
- a CDS encoding nitroreductase family deazaflavin-dependent oxidoreductase: protein MSTHVQKPGWFTVNVLNRAVSWMTRRGVSVWGSRILAVRGRRSGEWRTTPVNLLTVDGQQYLVAPRGHVQWTHNMRAAGGGELRLGKNVDVFTATEIGDDDKVPLLRAYLKRWKAEVGVFFNGVGPDSTDADLRRIAPDHPVYRVTVRN, encoded by the coding sequence ATGTCCACGCACGTGCAGAAGCCCGGCTGGTTCACCGTCAACGTCCTCAACCGTGCCGTGAGCTGGATGACGCGCCGCGGCGTCAGCGTGTGGGGCTCCAGGATTCTGGCGGTGCGCGGCCGCAGGAGCGGGGAGTGGCGCACCACCCCCGTGAACCTGCTGACCGTCGACGGACAGCAGTACCTCGTCGCCCCCCGCGGCCACGTCCAGTGGACGCACAACATGCGGGCGGCGGGCGGCGGGGAGCTGCGCCTCGGCAAGAACGTCGACGTGTTCACGGCGACCGAGATCGGCGACGACGACAAGGTCCCGCTCCTGCGCGCCTATCTCAAGCGCTGGAAGGCCGAGGTCGGCGTCTTCTTCAACGGGGTCGGCCCCGACTCCACCGACGCCGACCTGCGGCGCATCGCCCCCGACCACCCCGTGTACCGGGTCACGGTCAGGAACTGA
- a CDS encoding TetR/AcrR family transcriptional regulator, with amino-acid sequence MSTPPMSTPPTNTPRGAAQGARARARVEVTAAIKDEARRQLAADGAAKLSLRAVARELGMVSSALYRYFPSRDDLLTALIVDAYDSQGEAAEAAHAAVAHADPLRRWSAVCEAARDWALGHPHEYALIYGSPVPGYVAPVSTVPSASRVGLLLIGIVRDAHRGRGLVEPPLPVELRAEAERMAADLAPDLPSAVVAALVTAWAELYGLIGFELFGQFHRVVEDRGPFFRHAAARLGVNVGLG; translated from the coding sequence ATGAGCACTCCTCCCATGAGCACTCCTCCCACGAACACCCCCCGCGGCGCCGCACAGGGCGCGCGCGCCCGGGCGAGGGTCGAGGTCACCGCGGCCATCAAGGACGAAGCGCGCAGACAGCTCGCCGCGGACGGGGCCGCCAAGCTGTCGCTGCGCGCGGTGGCCCGGGAACTCGGCATGGTCTCCTCCGCGCTGTACCGCTACTTCCCCAGCCGCGACGACCTGCTGACCGCGCTCATCGTCGACGCCTACGACTCCCAGGGCGAGGCCGCCGAGGCCGCCCACGCCGCCGTGGCGCACGCCGATCCGCTGCGGCGCTGGTCGGCGGTGTGCGAGGCGGCACGCGACTGGGCGCTCGGGCACCCGCACGAGTACGCGCTGATCTACGGATCACCGGTTCCGGGATATGTCGCGCCCGTGAGCACCGTTCCGTCCGCCTCCCGGGTGGGTCTGCTGCTCATCGGCATCGTCCGGGACGCCCACCGCGGCCGCGGTCTGGTCGAGCCCCCGTTGCCGGTCGAACTGCGCGCCGAGGCGGAACGGATGGCCGCCGACCTCGCGCCCGACCTCCCGTCGGCGGTGGTCGCGGCACTCGTCACTGCCTGGGCCGAGCTGTACGGGCTGATCGGGTTCGAACTGTTCGGCCAGTTCCACCGGGTCGTGGAGGACCGCGGGCCGTTCTTCCGGCACGCCGCGGCCCGGCTCGGCGTCAACGTGGGCCTCGGATAG
- a CDS encoding sensor histidine kinase, translating to MDEQRVRGGGPPRSWRHGPQWRTGWDGRRGQERTVRWPWRSTVLFTVFVLIGSNAAAHIQEGDRTAPDGFARVLLVLGSGLLLWRTRYPVAVVFGTAAAAMVYLGAGYTYGPVFLTVAVACFSAVVAGHRRAAWSALGMLWAGHVLVAHWLYRWLPASRDPSASWAQEIVIATWVVAIVAVSELARTKREQWVRDRAERAQAARRRADEERLRIARELHDVLAHSISVINVQAGVGLALLDTDPEQARTALTTIKTASKEALGEVRQVLDTLRAPGAAPRAPAPGLDRLPELVEQAAGAGLTVAVEGRPPRLAPGTDLAAFRIVQEALTNVVRHSGSRHARVRLDHEDTALRLRIDDDGPATGADVGGSGNGLAGMRERAAALGGTIEAGPRPDGGFEVLAVLPLKLKEDR from the coding sequence ATGGACGAGCAGCGCGTACGCGGGGGCGGCCCGCCCCGGTCGTGGCGGCACGGCCCGCAGTGGCGGACCGGCTGGGACGGCCGGCGCGGCCAGGAGCGGACGGTCCGGTGGCCGTGGCGCTCCACGGTGCTGTTCACCGTCTTCGTACTGATCGGATCGAACGCCGCCGCCCACATCCAGGAGGGTGACCGGACCGCCCCCGACGGCTTCGCGCGCGTGTTGCTGGTGCTCGGTTCGGGCCTGCTGTTGTGGCGGACCAGGTACCCGGTGGCCGTCGTGTTCGGCACGGCGGCGGCCGCCATGGTCTACCTGGGCGCCGGTTACACCTACGGCCCGGTCTTCCTGACCGTCGCCGTGGCCTGCTTCAGTGCCGTGGTCGCCGGCCACCGGCGGGCCGCCTGGAGCGCCCTGGGCATGCTCTGGGCCGGGCATGTCCTGGTGGCCCACTGGCTCTACCGATGGCTGCCCGCGTCCCGCGACCCGTCCGCTTCCTGGGCGCAGGAGATCGTCATCGCCACCTGGGTGGTGGCGATCGTCGCCGTGTCGGAACTGGCCCGGACCAAGCGTGAGCAGTGGGTCCGTGACCGTGCCGAGCGCGCCCAGGCGGCCCGGCGACGCGCCGACGAGGAGCGGCTGCGGATCGCCCGGGAGCTGCACGACGTTCTCGCGCACAGCATCTCCGTCATCAACGTGCAGGCGGGCGTCGGCCTCGCCCTCCTGGACACCGATCCGGAGCAGGCCCGCACGGCGCTCACCACCATCAAGACCGCGAGCAAGGAGGCGCTCGGCGAGGTCCGCCAGGTGCTCGACACGCTCCGCGCGCCCGGCGCCGCACCGCGCGCCCCGGCGCCCGGCCTGGACCGGCTGCCGGAGCTGGTGGAGCAGGCGGCGGGCGCGGGGCTCACGGTCGCGGTCGAGGGGCGGCCTCCCCGTCTCGCCCCCGGCACGGACCTCGCCGCCTTCCGCATCGTCCAGGAGGCCCTCACCAATGTCGTACGGCATTCGGGCTCGCGGCACGCACGCGTGCGCCTCGACCACGAAGATACGGCGCTCCGGCTGCGGATCGACGACGACGGGCCCGCGACCGGAGCCGACGTGGGCGGCAGCGGCAACGGGCTGGCCGGGATGCGGGAGCGGGCCGCCGCGCTGGGTGGCACGATCGAGGCGGGCCCGCGCCCGGACGGCGGCTTCGAGGTGCTCGCCGTTCTGCCGTTGAAGCTCAAGGAGGACCGGTGA
- a CDS encoding response regulator gives MIRVLLADDQSLVRAGFRALLDAQPDIEVAGEAADGEEALGKARELRPDVVLMDIRMPVLDGLAATRHISADGGLADVKVVMLTTFELDEYVFEAIRSGASGFLVKDTEPEELLRAVRAVVGGDALLSPGVTRRLIAEFAARSKEPAAADALAGLTEREREVMALVGIGLSNMEIARRLVVSPLTAKTHVSRTMVKLGARDRAQLVVLAYESGLVRPGWLG, from the coding sequence GTGATCCGCGTACTGCTCGCCGACGACCAGTCACTGGTACGGGCCGGCTTCCGGGCGCTGCTCGACGCGCAGCCGGACATCGAGGTGGCCGGTGAGGCCGCGGACGGCGAGGAGGCGCTTGGCAAGGCGCGCGAACTGCGCCCCGACGTCGTCCTGATGGACATCCGCATGCCCGTGCTCGACGGCCTGGCCGCGACCCGCCACATCTCGGCCGACGGTGGGCTGGCGGACGTCAAGGTGGTCATGCTGACCACCTTCGAGCTCGACGAGTACGTCTTCGAGGCGATCCGCTCGGGCGCCTCGGGCTTCCTGGTGAAGGACACCGAGCCGGAAGAACTCCTGCGCGCGGTCAGGGCGGTGGTCGGGGGCGACGCGCTGCTGTCACCGGGAGTGACCCGCCGTCTGATCGCCGAGTTCGCGGCCCGTTCGAAGGAGCCCGCCGCCGCCGACGCCCTCGCCGGGCTGACCGAGCGGGAGCGGGAGGTGATGGCCCTGGTCGGCATCGGCCTGTCCAACATGGAGATCGCCCGCCGCCTGGTGGTCAGCCCACTCACCGCGAAGACACACGTGAGCCGCACCATGGTGAAGCTGGGCGCCCGTGACCGGGCCCAACTGGTGGTGCTGGCCTACGAGTCGGGGTTGGTGCGCCCGGGCTGGCTGGGCTGA
- a CDS encoding DUF6332 family protein, translated as MGSYGGRRDQAERDAITVEIGYALCSALFAAAVVFGAVAGPALLFELPDTASRLLLRAGLVLAPVLGAARTISVLMRFRSGPQPSQPGRTNPDS; from the coding sequence ATGGGGAGCTACGGGGGACGGCGCGATCAGGCCGAGCGGGACGCGATCACCGTCGAGATCGGATACGCGCTGTGCAGCGCGTTGTTCGCGGCGGCGGTCGTCTTCGGGGCGGTCGCCGGACCGGCGCTGCTGTTCGAGCTGCCGGACACCGCGAGCCGTCTGCTGCTGCGCGCGGGCCTCGTCCTCGCCCCCGTCCTGGGCGCGGCCCGCACGATCAGCGTGCTGATGCGCTTCCGGTCCGGGCCTCAGCCCAGCCAGCCCGGGCGCACCAACCCCGACTCGTAG